From the Aquitalea magnusonii genome, one window contains:
- a CDS encoding isopenicillin N synthase family dioxygenase: MPHSPALPVIDISLLDGSTEQRQQLLQQLRGAARDHGFFYLVGHGIAADKVTALRQAARAFFALPEADKLAIDMENSPHFRGYTRAGEERTRGAADWREQLDIGAERPPRPDLAAQGPWWRLQGPNQWPTALPQLKPVLLDWQQETTRLSIRLLRAFAEALQQPVDIFDAAFVEAPVQHLKIIRYPGSRQGAAGQGVGPHKDGGFLTLLLQDDSQDGLQVETEQGWLDAPSLPGSFIVNIGESLEMASDGYLRANVHRVLSPPEGKDRLSVAFFLGPRLDATIPLLQLPAQLAAEARGPEADPDNPLFYRIGDNYLKGRLRSHPKVAVRHHADLLSPQALQAASLPTSAGEYA, from the coding sequence ATGCCACATTCACCCGCCTTGCCCGTTATTGATATCAGCCTGCTTGATGGCAGCACCGAACAACGTCAGCAACTGCTGCAACAACTGCGCGGCGCGGCACGCGACCACGGTTTCTTTTATCTGGTCGGCCATGGTATTGCCGCTGACAAGGTGACGGCGCTGCGTCAGGCCGCACGGGCATTCTTTGCCCTGCCAGAAGCCGACAAGCTGGCCATCGACATGGAAAACTCGCCGCATTTTCGCGGCTATACCCGTGCCGGTGAAGAACGCACCCGCGGTGCCGCCGACTGGCGCGAACAACTGGATATCGGTGCCGAGCGCCCCCCGCGGCCCGACCTGGCAGCGCAGGGGCCGTGGTGGCGTCTGCAAGGCCCCAATCAATGGCCGACGGCCTTGCCGCAACTCAAACCGGTGCTGCTGGACTGGCAGCAGGAAACCACCCGCCTTTCCATCCGCCTGTTGCGTGCCTTTGCCGAAGCCCTGCAGCAGCCGGTCGACATTTTCGACGCTGCCTTTGTCGAAGCCCCGGTGCAGCATCTGAAAATCATCCGTTATCCGGGCAGCCGGCAAGGTGCAGCCGGGCAGGGCGTGGGGCCGCACAAGGACGGCGGCTTTCTCACCCTGTTGCTGCAAGACGATAGCCAGGACGGCCTGCAAGTGGAAACCGAGCAGGGCTGGCTTGATGCGCCGTCATTGCCGGGCAGTTTCATCGTCAATATCGGTGAATCGCTGGAAATGGCATCCGATGGATATCTGCGGGCCAATGTGCATCGGGTGCTGAGTCCGCCAGAGGGCAAGGACCGCTTGTCGGTGGCCTTTTTCCTTGGCCCGCGGCTGGATGCCACCATTCCGCTGCTGCAATTGCCGGCGCAATTAGCCGCCGAAGCACGCGGCCCGGAGGCCGACCCGGACAACCCGCTGTTTTACCGTATTGGTGACAATTATCTCAAAGGACGGCTGCGCTCCCATCCCAAGGTGGCCGTCCGCCACCATGCCGACCTGCTTTCCCCGCAAGCATTGCAGGCTGCTTCCCTTCCCACCTCCGCAGGAGAATATGCATGA